One region of Jatrophihabitans cynanchi genomic DNA includes:
- the treS gene encoding maltose alpha-D-glucosyltransferase has protein sequence MSHSPFPDGPETAFGQPLPADPGWFKRAVFYEVLVRGFADSDGNGTGDLRGLTDKLDYLQWLGIDCLWLPPFYPSPLRDGGYDVSDFTGVLPEFGTIEDFKFFLDSAHERGIRVIVDFVMNHTSDAHPWFQASRSDPTGPYGDFYVWNDDDRRFPEARIIFVDTEPSNWTFDPVRKQYFWHRFFSHQPDLNFDSAGVQEAILDALRFWLDLGIDGFRLDAVPYLYVRDGTNGENLPETHEFLRRVRKEVDRDYPDRVLLCEANQWPADVVEYFGDRASGGDECHMAFHFPVMPRIFMAVRRESRYPISEIMAQTPPIPANCQWGIFLRNHDELTLEMVTDEERDYMWAEYAKDPRMKANIGIRRRLAPLLENDINQIELFTALLLSLPGSPVLYYGDEIGMGDNIWLGDRDGVRTPMQWTPDRNAGFSTCDPGRLYLPVNMDSIYGYQVTNVESQTRNTSSLLHWTRRLIQVRKVNPAFGLGTFTDIGGSNPSVLTFVREFGDDIVLCVNNLSRFAQPVELDLRAWQGVEPIELLGGTHFPAIGELPYLLTLAGHGFYWLRIPRTPAPAGPNESAPIEGLTDEEVTA, from the coding sequence GTGAGCCACTCGCCCTTTCCGGACGGCCCAGAAACCGCTTTCGGGCAGCCGCTGCCCGCCGACCCCGGCTGGTTCAAGCGCGCCGTGTTCTACGAGGTGCTGGTGCGCGGCTTCGCCGATTCGGACGGAAACGGCACCGGGGACCTGCGCGGGCTGACCGACAAGCTCGACTACCTGCAGTGGCTCGGCATCGACTGCCTGTGGCTGCCGCCGTTCTACCCGTCCCCGCTGCGCGACGGCGGCTACGACGTCAGCGACTTCACCGGCGTGCTGCCGGAGTTCGGCACCATCGAGGACTTCAAGTTCTTCCTCGACTCGGCGCACGAGCGCGGCATCCGGGTGATCGTCGACTTCGTGATGAACCACACCTCCGACGCGCACCCGTGGTTCCAGGCCAGCCGCAGTGACCCGACCGGGCCGTACGGCGACTTCTACGTGTGGAACGACGACGACCGGCGCTTCCCGGAGGCGCGGATCATCTTCGTCGACACCGAGCCGTCGAACTGGACGTTCGACCCGGTGCGCAAGCAGTACTTCTGGCACCGCTTCTTCAGCCACCAGCCGGACCTGAACTTCGACTCCGCCGGCGTGCAGGAGGCGATCCTGGACGCGCTGCGGTTCTGGCTGGACCTGGGGATCGACGGGTTCCGGCTCGACGCGGTGCCCTACCTGTACGTGCGCGACGGGACGAACGGCGAGAACCTGCCGGAGACGCACGAGTTCCTGCGCCGCGTGCGCAAGGAGGTCGACCGCGACTACCCGGACCGCGTGCTGCTGTGCGAGGCGAACCAGTGGCCGGCCGACGTGGTCGAGTACTTCGGCGATCGGGCCAGCGGCGGCGACGAGTGCCACATGGCCTTCCACTTCCCGGTGATGCCGCGCATCTTCATGGCCGTCCGGCGCGAGAGCCGCTACCCCATCTCGGAGATCATGGCGCAGACGCCGCCCATCCCGGCCAACTGCCAGTGGGGAATCTTCCTGCGCAACCACGACGAGCTGACCCTGGAGATGGTCACCGACGAAGAGCGCGACTACATGTGGGCCGAGTACGCCAAAGACCCGCGGATGAAGGCGAACATCGGCATCCGCCGGCGGCTGGCCCCGCTGCTGGAGAACGACATCAACCAGATCGAGCTGTTCACCGCGCTGCTGCTCTCGCTGCCGGGCTCGCCCGTCCTGTACTACGGCGACGAGATCGGGATGGGCGACAACATCTGGTTGGGCGACCGCGACGGCGTGCGCACCCCGATGCAGTGGACCCCGGACCGCAACGCCGGCTTCTCCACCTGCGATCCCGGCCGGTTGTACCTCCCGGTCAACATGGATTCGATCTACGGTTACCAGGTCACCAACGTCGAGTCGCAGACTCGCAACACCTCCTCGCTGCTGCACTGGACGCGCCGGCTGATCCAGGTGCGCAAGGTCAATCCCGCGTTCGGCCTGGGTACGTTCACCGACATCGGGGGTAGTAACCCCTCAGTGCTCACCTTCGTGCGCGAATTCGGGGACGACATCGTGTTGTGCGTCAACAACCTCTCGCGCTTCGCCCAGCCGGTGGAACTCGACCTGCGGGCGTGGCAGGGCGTGGAGCCGATCGAACTGCTCGGTGGCACCCACTTCCCCGCGATCGGCGAGCTGCCGTACCTGCTCACGCTCGCCGGGCACGGTTTCTACTGGCTGCGGATCCCCCGCACCCCGGCGCCGGCCGGACCGAACGAGTCAGCTCCCATCGAGGGCCTGACGGACGAGGAGGTGACGGCGTGA
- a CDS encoding ABC transporter permease, which translates to MLRFLIRRIAFGVLVMWVVATAVFVLYFVAPHNVAQTLAGRQATAQTIDLIAHRLGLDRPILSQYGSYLWRLLHGDLGYSYVNNEPVSTIIKQDLPITASVAIGGAVLWLLIGVVSGVFAATHPRTPADRAVTGFALLFYSMPTFLLGELCLLFLFYRLHLAGVHFFPGSGYVPLTENAGQWFVHLILPWVTIALVTAATYSRLTRGAMLDVLGEDYIRTARSKGIAERRVVYRHALRSALTPVVTQFGIDLGTLLGGIIVTETVFGLPGLGQQIYNSISREDLPVIIGLVLLASAFIVAANIVVDLLYAVLDPRVPLS; encoded by the coding sequence GTGCTGCGCTTCTTGATCCGCCGGATCGCCTTCGGCGTGCTGGTGATGTGGGTCGTAGCCACCGCCGTGTTCGTCCTCTACTTCGTCGCACCGCACAACGTGGCGCAGACCCTCGCCGGCCGCCAGGCCACCGCGCAGACCATCGACCTCATCGCGCACCGGCTGGGCCTGGACCGGCCGATCCTCTCACAGTACGGCAGCTACCTGTGGCGGTTGCTGCACGGCGACCTCGGCTACTCCTACGTCAACAACGAACCGGTGAGCACGATCATCAAGCAGGATCTGCCGATCACGGCATCGGTGGCAATCGGCGGCGCCGTGCTCTGGCTGCTCATCGGGGTCGTGTCGGGCGTGTTCGCTGCGACGCATCCGCGCACGCCCGCGGATCGCGCGGTGACCGGCTTCGCGCTGCTGTTCTACTCGATGCCCACGTTCCTGCTCGGCGAACTGTGTCTGCTGTTCCTGTTCTACCGGCTGCACCTGGCGGGCGTGCACTTCTTCCCGGGCAGTGGCTACGTGCCGCTCACCGAGAACGCAGGCCAGTGGTTCGTGCACCTGATCCTCCCCTGGGTCACCATCGCCCTGGTGACCGCCGCCACGTACTCACGGCTGACGCGTGGCGCGATGCTGGACGTGCTCGGCGAGGACTACATCCGCACCGCGCGATCGAAGGGGATCGCCGAGCGACGGGTGGTGTACCGCCACGCTCTGCGCAGCGCGCTGACGCCGGTCGTCACCCAGTTCGGCATCGACCTGGGGACACTGCTCGGGGGGATCATCGTCACCGAGACGGTGTTCGGCCTGCCCGGTCTCGGGCAGCAGATCTACAACTCGATCAGCCGCGAGGACCTTCCGGTGATCATCGGCCTGGTCCTGCTCGCCTCGGCGTTCATCGTCGCCGCGAACATCGTGGTCGACCTGCTCTACGCGGTGCTCGACCCCCGGGTGCCGTTGTCCTGA
- a CDS encoding ABC transporter permease has product MSSAAALGSESGPVAADIAVIEGRSPWRLAFDRLRHDWVAVASAAVIVLIALTAALAPVVAAAVGHGPDTQYRTSGLTPEGIPVGPGSAFLLGTDELGRDVLVRICYGARVSLLAGVVASVLAVAVGVVIGLLAGYFGGMLDTALARFMDVVLSLPYLVFAIALISVVGPGLTVSIAVIAFFSFASVGRVVRGQVLSITQKEFVEAARSLGAGDVRIMFVDILPNVLAPVIVYTTLLIPLAIVFEATLSFLGLGVVPPTASWGGMLSESIQYYQVAWWYVVFPGAALLITTLAFNLLGDSVRDAFDPRFGRTVAR; this is encoded by the coding sequence ATGAGCAGCGCGGCGGCTCTGGGGAGCGAGAGCGGGCCGGTCGCGGCGGACATCGCCGTGATCGAGGGCCGCAGCCCGTGGCGGCTCGCCTTCGATCGCCTGCGCCACGACTGGGTGGCGGTCGCCTCGGCGGCCGTGATCGTCCTGATCGCACTGACGGCAGCCCTCGCGCCGGTGGTGGCCGCGGCCGTCGGCCACGGCCCCGACACCCAGTACCGCACGAGCGGTCTCACACCTGAAGGCATTCCGGTGGGGCCCGGTTCGGCGTTCCTGCTCGGCACCGACGAACTGGGACGCGACGTGCTGGTACGGATCTGCTACGGCGCGCGGGTCTCCCTGCTTGCCGGCGTGGTCGCCAGCGTGCTCGCCGTCGCCGTCGGCGTCGTCATCGGCCTGCTGGCCGGTTACTTCGGCGGGATGCTGGACACCGCCCTGGCCAGGTTCATGGACGTCGTCCTGTCGCTCCCCTACCTCGTCTTCGCGATCGCGCTGATCTCCGTCGTGGGTCCCGGGCTGACCGTGTCCATCGCGGTGATCGCGTTCTTCTCCTTCGCGTCCGTCGGACGCGTCGTGCGCGGCCAGGTGCTGTCGATCACCCAGAAGGAGTTCGTGGAAGCGGCCCGTTCGCTCGGCGCCGGCGACGTGCGCATCATGTTCGTCGACATCCTGCCGAACGTGCTCGCCCCGGTGATCGTCTACACGACACTGCTGATCCCGCTGGCGATCGTCTTCGAAGCGACACTGTCCTTCCTCGGGCTCGGGGTGGTCCCGCCCACGGCGAGCTGGGGCGGCATGTTGTCCGAGTCGATCCAGTACTACCAGGTGGCCTGGTGGTACGTGGTCTTCCCGGGCGCCGCGCTGCTGATCACGACACTGGCCTTCAATCTGCTCGGCGACAGCGTGCGCGACGCGTTCGACCCGCGCTTCGGCCGGACCGTCGCCAGGTAA
- a CDS encoding ABC transporter ATP-binding protein translates to MSRRRLHAISGAAADADRVLVEVDDVVKYFPVLSGGVLRRSVGQVHAVDGVSLQVRSGETLGLVGETGCGKSTLARCITRLYELTAGHVVFDGHDISALSRRRLRPYRRELQMIFQDPYGSLNPRRRVGSIIGDPFAVHDVCSGSERKRAVQDLMSQVGLNPEHYNRFPAEFSGGQRQRIGVARALALHPRLIVCDEPVSALDVSIQAQVINLLTELQDRYALTYVFIAHDLAVVQRVSTRVAVMYLGQIVELAPARELGSTPRHPYTRALLSAEPVPDPDEADRRERIVLRGDVPSPINPPSGCRFHPRCPKAQEICRREAPVLGANFLDDGSHVVACHFPLRDGERLAYPDAAPSAPVPRDAR, encoded by the coding sequence GTGAGCCGCCGGCGGCTGCACGCGATCAGCGGCGCCGCGGCCGACGCGGACCGCGTGCTCGTCGAGGTGGACGACGTCGTCAAGTACTTCCCGGTGCTGTCCGGGGGCGTGCTGCGGCGCTCCGTCGGGCAGGTGCATGCCGTGGACGGCGTGAGCCTGCAGGTACGCAGTGGTGAAACCCTCGGGCTGGTCGGCGAGACCGGGTGTGGCAAGTCGACGTTGGCGCGGTGCATCACCCGGCTGTACGAGCTCACCGCCGGGCACGTGGTCTTCGACGGTCACGACATCTCCGCGCTGTCCCGCCGGCGGCTGCGCCCCTATCGCCGCGAGCTTCAGATGATCTTCCAGGACCCGTACGGCTCGCTCAATCCACGCCGCCGCGTCGGGTCGATCATCGGTGATCCGTTCGCCGTCCACGACGTGTGTTCCGGCTCCGAGCGCAAGCGCGCCGTGCAGGACCTGATGAGCCAGGTCGGGCTCAACCCGGAGCACTACAACCGGTTCCCGGCCGAGTTCTCCGGCGGCCAGCGGCAGCGGATCGGAGTGGCCCGGGCGCTCGCGCTGCACCCCCGGCTGATCGTGTGCGACGAGCCGGTGTCGGCACTGGACGTCTCGATCCAGGCACAAGTCATCAACCTGCTCACCGAGTTGCAGGACCGGTACGCGCTCACGTATGTGTTCATCGCGCACGACCTCGCGGTCGTGCAGCGGGTGAGCACCCGGGTGGCGGTGATGTACCTCGGCCAGATCGTCGAGCTCGCCCCGGCGCGCGAGCTGGGCAGCACGCCACGGCACCCCTACACCCGCGCGCTGCTGTCCGCCGAACCGGTGCCCGACCCGGACGAGGCCGACCGGCGCGAGCGCATCGTGCTGCGCGGGGATGTTCCCTCGCCCATCAACCCGCCGTCCGGCTGCCGGTTCCACCCGCGTTGCCCGAAGGCACAGGAGATCTGCCGGCGCGAGGCACCCGTGCTCGGCGCGAACTTCCTCGACGACGGCTCACACGTGGTGGCGTGCCACTTCCCGCTGCGCGACGGCGAGCGGCTCGCCTACCCTGACGCAGCGCCGTCCGCCCCGGTCCCGCGGGATGCCCGATGA
- a CDS encoding ABC transporter ATP-binding protein, with product MALLEVTDLTVAFDTPDGVVEAVRGLSFDVDAGRTLGIVGESGSGKSVATQTIAGLTRGAHIGGRALFDGEDLLTAGPDRLRAIQGAQIATIFQDPLSSLHPYYRVGWQIAEMIREHRRCSRAAARARTVELLDLVGIPQAEQRVRDYPHQFSGGMRQRVMIAMALALNPKLLIADEPTTALDVTVQAQIIELMRRLQQQFAIAIVMITHDLGVVASMADEVLVMYAGRAMEQAPRRELYYRPHHPYTLGLLGSLPDGGDPAERLRPIPGQPPSLIGPPPGCPFHPRCEFVMDRCVSARPALRLVAGPAAHRSACWLPLSTLGRDATGSRIGFAASRRSGAAGPIARRYATEAQR from the coding sequence ATGGCGCTGCTCGAGGTAACCGACCTGACGGTGGCCTTCGACACGCCGGACGGAGTGGTGGAGGCGGTTCGCGGCCTGAGCTTCGACGTGGACGCCGGGCGCACCTTGGGCATCGTCGGCGAGTCCGGCTCGGGCAAGAGCGTGGCGACCCAGACGATCGCCGGCCTGACCCGCGGCGCCCACATCGGCGGGCGGGCGCTCTTCGACGGTGAGGACTTGCTGACTGCGGGCCCCGATCGGCTGCGCGCGATCCAGGGCGCGCAGATCGCGACGATCTTCCAGGACCCGCTGTCCAGCCTGCACCCGTACTACCGGGTCGGCTGGCAGATCGCCGAGATGATCCGCGAGCACCGGCGCTGCAGCCGCGCCGCCGCTCGCGCCAGGACGGTCGAGTTGCTCGACCTGGTGGGTATCCCCCAGGCCGAGCAACGGGTGCGCGACTACCCGCACCAGTTCTCCGGCGGCATGCGCCAGCGGGTGATGATCGCGATGGCGCTCGCGCTCAACCCCAAGCTGCTCATCGCCGACGAACCCACGACCGCGCTCGACGTCACCGTGCAGGCACAGATCATCGAGCTGATGCGGCGCCTGCAACAGCAGTTCGCCATTGCCATCGTGATGATCACCCACGATCTCGGCGTCGTCGCGAGCATGGCCGACGAGGTGTTGGTGATGTACGCCGGCCGGGCGATGGAGCAGGCGCCGCGGCGTGAGCTGTACTACCGCCCGCACCACCCCTACACGCTCGGCCTGCTCGGTTCACTGCCGGATGGCGGCGACCCGGCCGAGCGGCTGCGCCCGATCCCCGGCCAGCCGCCGAGCCTGATCGGTCCACCGCCCGGCTGCCCGTTCCACCCGCGCTGCGAGTTCGTGATGGATCGCTGCGTGAGCGCGCGGCCGGCGCTGCGCCTCGTCGCGGGTCCGGCGGCGCATCGCTCGGCGTGCTGGCTCCCGCTGAGCACCCTCGGACGGGACGCGACCGGATCCCGCATCGGTTTCGCCGCGAGCCGGCGCTCCGGCGCGGCCGGGCCGATCGCGCGCCGGTACGCGACGGAGGCGCAACGGTGA
- a CDS encoding ABC transporter substrate-binding protein codes for MRHRNHRTYVAVSVAAIALLTLSACGSSGGGNKPAANQGTPTKGGTLKLYGEGDVDYLDTADGYYDVTYTLMRAFTRQLYTYPNATTLQAQIDPVPDLATSAPTISDNGTVYTIQLRKGAQWDTQPARQVTAEDAVRGLKRLCNPAQPTGAPGYFTNTIAGMKAYCAGFAKVSASSVSAIKNYITQHDVSGLKAVDDTTLRITLTRPATDFVNILALPFSSPAPVEYLHYLPGSAQQAQHTISDGPYTISSYVPGKSYHLVRNPAWHASSDPIRHAYVNAIDVTMGGNEQGTQQQLQAGTQDMDWDENVPTAQLAALSRSNDAGLVIGPSGDNFITINPYIAINLQSPNNNGALKKLKVRQALEYAFNKTAVSQVYGGKLISQPLNQIIPGGSVGNVPNYDPYPTPGNNGDPAKAKSLLAQAGYQPGQITLKLPYRTTTVHPQVAQTDQAALQAAGFKVKLIAVNPANTFYTKYLQNPTASRSGAWDIAEAGWIPDWLGNNGRAVIEPLFDGRGYGPGSTDYGDYNSPQMNALIDKALAESSSSAASADWQAAAKLAMADAVIVPIGAQKVAVFHSSRVKGCYFNFFNENCDVTNVWLSGS; via the coding sequence ATGCGACACCGAAACCACCGCACCTACGTGGCCGTGAGCGTGGCCGCGATCGCGCTACTGACGCTCTCGGCGTGCGGCAGCAGCGGTGGCGGCAACAAGCCGGCCGCGAACCAGGGCACGCCGACCAAGGGCGGCACCTTGAAGCTGTACGGCGAGGGGGACGTCGACTACCTCGACACCGCCGACGGCTACTACGACGTGACCTACACCCTGATGCGGGCCTTCACGCGGCAGCTCTACACCTACCCGAACGCCACCACCTTGCAGGCCCAGATCGACCCGGTGCCCGATCTGGCCACCTCAGCGCCGACGATCAGCGACAACGGCACGGTGTACACGATCCAGCTGCGCAAGGGCGCGCAGTGGGACACCCAGCCGGCCCGCCAGGTGACGGCGGAAGATGCCGTCCGCGGCCTGAAGCGGCTGTGCAACCCGGCCCAGCCCACAGGCGCGCCCGGCTACTTCACCAACACGATCGCCGGGATGAAGGCCTACTGCGCGGGCTTCGCCAAGGTGTCCGCGAGCAGCGTGAGCGCCATCAAGAACTACATCACGCAGCATGACGTCAGTGGCTTGAAGGCGGTCGATGATACCACGCTGCGGATCACCCTGACGCGGCCGGCGACGGACTTCGTCAACATCCTGGCGCTGCCGTTCTCCTCGCCGGCCCCGGTCGAGTACCTCCACTATCTGCCGGGAAGCGCGCAGCAGGCACAGCACACGATCTCGGACGGGCCGTACACGATCAGCAGCTACGTCCCGGGCAAGTCGTATCACCTCGTCCGCAACCCGGCGTGGCACGCGAGCAGCGATCCCATCCGGCACGCCTACGTCAACGCCATCGACGTCACGATGGGCGGGAACGAACAGGGCACCCAGCAACAGCTCCAGGCCGGGACGCAGGACATGGACTGGGACGAGAACGTCCCGACCGCACAGCTGGCCGCTCTGTCGCGAAGCAACGACGCGGGGCTGGTGATCGGGCCGTCGGGCGACAACTTCATCACCATCAACCCCTATATCGCCATCAACCTGCAGAGCCCGAACAACAACGGCGCGCTGAAGAAGCTCAAGGTGCGCCAGGCGCTCGAGTACGCGTTCAACAAGACCGCGGTGTCGCAGGTCTACGGCGGAAAGCTGATCTCGCAACCGCTCAACCAGATCATCCCGGGCGGCAGCGTCGGCAACGTGCCGAACTACGATCCGTACCCGACGCCCGGCAACAACGGCGACCCGGCCAAGGCCAAGTCACTTCTCGCCCAGGCGGGCTACCAGCCCGGTCAGATCACGCTGAAGCTGCCGTACCGTACGACCACCGTGCACCCGCAGGTCGCGCAGACGGACCAGGCCGCGTTGCAGGCGGCCGGCTTCAAGGTCAAGCTGATCGCCGTCAACCCGGCGAACACGTTCTACACGAAGTACCTGCAGAATCCGACGGCGTCGCGCAGCGGTGCGTGGGACATCGCCGAGGCGGGGTGGATCCCTGACTGGCTCGGCAACAACGGCCGTGCGGTGATCGAACCGCTCTTCGACGGCCGCGGCTACGGCCCTGGATCGACCGACTACGGCGACTACAACAGCCCGCAGATGAACGCACTGATCGACAAGGCGCTCGCCGAGTCGAGCAGTTCCGCGGCCAGCGCCGACTGGCAGGCAGCGGCCAAGCTCGCCATGGCCGACGCGGTGATCGTGCCGATCGGCGCGCAGAAGGTGGCCGTCTTCCACTCCTCGCGGGTCAAGGGCTGCTACTTCAACTTCTTCAACGAGAACTGCGACGTCACCAACGTCTGGCTCTCCGGAAGCTGA
- a CDS encoding alpha-1,4-glucan--maltose-1-phosphate maltosyltransferase, with translation MVGRFGLSGVSPVVGSTVLAEFPARAVVGEPMPVSALVFREGHDAVAASVVLRDPAGRKAGTVRMSPGEPGTDRWHALVRADRTGMWSFCIEAWSDPMSTWHHAITAKIDAGQGADDLANDLEGGARLFDRLAKLLSKAERPRALAAARALRDTSLDVAHRVAPALDEYLQALAYATPIRELVTSSPRYPLWIDRSRALFGSWYEFFPRSIGATLAGDPVSPAKPARHGTFADATAHLDYVASLGFDVVYLPPIHPIGEVNRKGPNNTLAAASWDVGSPWAIGSRDGGHDAIHPQLGTLDDFTAFVSRARELGMEVALDFALQAAPDHPWVRSHPEWFTTKPDGTIAYAENPPKKYQDIYPLNFDNDPAGLYAECLRIIRHWIAAGVRIFRVDNPHTKPINFWQWLIGEVTKTDPDVLFLAEAFTRPAMMHELAKVGFHQSYTYFTWRTSKDELETYARELVAAAHYMRPNFFVNTPDILHDYLVHGGPAAFAIRAVLASMLAPAWGVYSGYELYEHLNLRPGSEEYLDSEKYQLRPRDFAAAIADGRSLAPFIGTLNRIRREHPALQQLRNLVIHEVDHPDLIAFSKRDDATGDTVLVVCTVNPHEWREATVSLDLTALGMTWDSGFTARDLLTGAEYRWGQRNYVRLDPHTRPAHIFVVEP, from the coding sequence ATGGTTGGACGTTTCGGACTCAGCGGGGTCTCGCCCGTGGTCGGCTCCACCGTCTTGGCGGAGTTCCCGGCCAGGGCCGTGGTGGGCGAACCGATGCCGGTGTCCGCACTCGTGTTCCGTGAGGGGCACGACGCGGTGGCGGCCAGCGTGGTGCTGCGCGACCCGGCCGGCCGCAAGGCCGGCACGGTGCGGATGTCGCCGGGCGAACCGGGCACGGATCGCTGGCACGCCCTCGTGCGCGCCGACCGCACCGGCATGTGGAGCTTCTGCATCGAGGCATGGAGCGATCCGATGTCGACGTGGCACCACGCGATCACCGCGAAGATCGACGCCGGCCAGGGCGCCGACGACCTCGCGAACGACCTCGAGGGTGGCGCCCGGCTGTTCGACCGGCTGGCCAAACTGCTGAGCAAGGCCGAGCGGCCGCGCGCGCTCGCCGCCGCCCGCGCGCTGCGTGACACCAGCCTGGACGTCGCGCATCGGGTGGCGCCGGCGCTCGACGAGTACCTGCAGGCGCTCGCCTACGCCACGCCGATCCGCGAACTGGTCACCAGTTCGCCGCGCTACCCGCTCTGGATCGACCGCTCCCGCGCCCTGTTCGGGTCGTGGTACGAGTTCTTCCCCCGGTCAATCGGCGCGACGCTGGCCGGTGACCCGGTCTCGCCCGCCAAGCCGGCCCGGCACGGCACCTTCGCCGACGCCACTGCGCACCTCGACTACGTCGCGTCGCTCGGCTTCGACGTCGTGTACCTGCCGCCCATCCACCCGATCGGCGAGGTCAACCGCAAGGGCCCGAACAACACCCTCGCCGCGGCGAGCTGGGACGTCGGCTCGCCCTGGGCCATCGGCTCGCGCGACGGCGGCCACGACGCGATCCATCCGCAACTGGGCACGCTGGACGACTTCACCGCGTTCGTCAGCCGGGCGCGGGAGCTGGGGATGGAGGTCGCGCTGGACTTCGCCCTGCAGGCCGCACCTGATCACCCGTGGGTCCGGTCCCACCCGGAGTGGTTCACGACCAAGCCGGACGGCACGATCGCCTACGCGGAGAACCCGCCGAAGAAGTACCAGGACATCTACCCGCTGAACTTCGACAACGACCCGGCCGGCCTGTACGCCGAGTGCCTGCGGATCATCCGGCACTGGATCGCGGCCGGTGTCCGGATCTTTCGCGTCGACAACCCGCACACCAAGCCGATCAACTTCTGGCAGTGGCTGATCGGCGAGGTGACCAAGACCGACCCGGACGTGCTCTTCCTGGCCGAGGCGTTCACCCGCCCCGCGATGATGCACGAGCTGGCCAAGGTGGGTTTCCACCAGAGCTACACCTACTTCACCTGGCGCACCAGCAAGGACGAGCTGGAGACGTACGCGCGCGAACTCGTCGCCGCCGCGCACTACATGCGGCCGAACTTCTTCGTGAACACGCCGGACATCCTGCACGACTACCTGGTGCACGGCGGGCCGGCGGCGTTCGCGATCCGGGCAGTCCTCGCGTCCATGCTGGCCCCGGCCTGGGGCGTCTACTCCGGCTACGAGCTGTACGAGCACCTGAACCTGCGGCCCGGCAGCGAGGAGTACCTGGACTCGGAGAAGTACCAGCTGCGGCCGCGCGATTTCGCCGCGGCGATCGCCGACGGGCGATCGCTCGCCCCGTTCATCGGGACGCTGAACCGGATCCGCCGCGAGCACCCGGCGCTGCAGCAGCTGCGCAACCTGGTGATCCATGAGGTCGACCACCCCGACCTCATCGCGTTCAGCAAGCGTGACGACGCGACCGGCGACACGGTGCTGGTGGTGTGCACCGTCAACCCGCACGAATGGCGCGAGGCCACCGTCTCGCTCGACCTCACCGCGCTCGGCATGACATGGGACTCCGGTTTCACGGCGCGCGACCTGCTCACCGGTGCCGAGTACCGCTGGGGTCAGCGCAACTACGTCCGGCTCGACCCGCACACCCGACCGGCGCACATCTTCGTCGTCGAGCCCTGA